From one Halosimplex rubrum genomic stretch:
- a CDS encoding complex I subunit 4 family protein has translation MPIAGPVEALLGATLLGALVVFLSPDEWAGKLAAAVSLVPVGISLWMYTAFDGVGNALMADGDIAFESTIGWLSLGRYDLAWHVGLDGISLPLLVLATVLTTLALVSSWTPIDERQSQFYGLMLLMEASLIGVFTALDFLLWLVFWEAVLVPMYFLIGVWGGPRRKYAAIKFFVYTNVATLVMFVGFMALVFGLGDSISTFDMPAIAQALRTDGALGSVAGIAPGTLRVVAFALMFAGFAVKVPVFPVHTWLPDAHVEAPTPVSVMLAGVLLKMGTYALLRFNFTMLQDIAREYAAIIVAFGVLSIVYGAMLALAQQDLKRIVAYSSISSMGYVILGLVAFTPHGFGGATFQMVAHGLISGLMFMTVGVIYNETHTRMVGDISGIADRMPWTVGILVAAAFGYMGLPLMAGFAAEYLIFQGAFASPYIPAAPLVTAAGMFGIVIVAGYLLWAMQRTLFGEYSLATDYDVSRAPVHDVAPLVVLLALVIALGVDPGLVYQMIQDAVNPILPPGAATIAVPYGAVGDAAGALFQGGVGLW, from the coding sequence ATGCCCATCGCCGGACCTGTCGAGGCTCTGCTGGGCGCCACGCTGCTGGGCGCACTGGTGGTCTTCCTCTCGCCCGACGAGTGGGCGGGCAAGCTCGCCGCCGCGGTGAGCCTCGTCCCCGTCGGCATCTCGCTGTGGATGTACACGGCCTTCGACGGCGTCGGCAACGCGCTGATGGCCGACGGCGATATCGCCTTCGAGTCGACGATCGGCTGGCTGAGTCTCGGCCGCTACGACCTCGCATGGCACGTCGGCCTGGACGGCATCAGTCTGCCGCTGCTCGTGCTGGCGACCGTGCTGACGACGCTCGCGCTCGTCAGCTCGTGGACGCCCATCGACGAGCGCCAGTCGCAGTTCTACGGGCTGATGCTGCTGATGGAGGCCAGTCTCATCGGCGTGTTCACCGCGCTGGACTTCCTGCTGTGGCTGGTGTTCTGGGAGGCCGTGCTCGTCCCGATGTACTTCCTCATCGGCGTCTGGGGCGGCCCGCGCCGGAAGTACGCCGCCATCAAGTTCTTCGTCTACACGAACGTGGCGACGCTGGTCATGTTCGTCGGCTTCATGGCGCTCGTGTTCGGGCTGGGCGACTCCATCTCGACGTTCGACATGCCCGCCATCGCGCAGGCGCTCCGCACCGACGGCGCCCTCGGGAGCGTCGCCGGCATCGCGCCCGGGACGCTCCGGGTGGTCGCGTTCGCGCTGATGTTCGCCGGGTTCGCGGTGAAGGTGCCCGTCTTCCCCGTCCACACGTGGCTGCCCGACGCCCACGTCGAGGCGCCGACGCCGGTGTCGGTCATGCTGGCGGGCGTCCTCCTGAAGATGGGGACCTACGCCCTGCTGCGGTTCAACTTCACGATGCTCCAGGACATCGCGCGCGAGTACGCGGCGATCATCGTCGCCTTCGGCGTTCTCAGCATCGTCTACGGCGCGATGCTCGCGCTGGCCCAACAGGACCTCAAGCGCATCGTCGCCTACTCCTCTATCTCGTCGATGGGCTACGTCATCCTGGGTCTGGTCGCGTTCACGCCGCACGGCTTCGGCGGCGCGACCTTCCAGATGGTCGCCCACGGCCTCATCTCGGGGCTGATGTTCATGACGGTCGGCGTCATCTACAACGAGACCCACACCCGGATGGTGGGCGACATCTCCGGGATCGCCGACCGGATGCCCTGGACGGTCGGCATCCTCGTCGCCGCCGCGTTCGGCTACATGGGCCTGCCGCTGATGGCCGGCTTCGCCGCCGAGTACCTCATCTTCCAGGGCGCGTTCGCCTCGCCGTACATCCCCGCGGCGCCGCTGGTGACAGCCGCCGGCATGTTCGGCATCGTCATCGTGGCGGGCTACCTGCTGTGGGCGATGCAGCGGACGCTGTTCGGCGAGTACAGCCTCGCCACGGACTACGACGTGTCGCGGGCGCCGGTCCACGACGTGGCGCCGCTCGTCGTGCTCCTGGCGCTGGTCATCGCCCTGGGCGTGGACCCCGGGCTGGTGTACCAGATGATCCAGGACGCCGTCAACCCGATCCTCCCGCCCGGAGCGGCTACCATCGCGGTCCCGTACGGGGCGGTCGGTGACGCTGCGGGCGCGCTGTTCCAGGGAGGTGTCGGGCTATGGTAG